The following coding sequences are from one Onychomys torridus chromosome 16, mOncTor1.1, whole genome shotgun sequence window:
- the Mettl7a gene encoding methyltransferase-like protein 7A, giving the protein MTLSIVVLRLVISILALPMYLLNLIGVWNWICKLWFPYFLSRFSVIYNERMASRKKELFSNLQEFAGPSGKLSLLELGCGTGANFKFYPPGCRVTCVDPNPNFEKFLFKSVSENRQLQFERFVVAAGENMHQVADGSMDVVVCTLVLCSVKNQEKILREVCRVLRPGGAFYFLEHVADERSTWNYFWQQVLDPVWYLLFDGCKLTRESWKTLEQASFSKLKLQHIQAPMSWTLLRPHVYGYAVK; this is encoded by the exons ATGACGCTCTCCATCGTGGTCCTCCGGCTGGTCATCAGCATCCTGGCGCTTCCCATGTATCTGCTGAACCTTATAGGCGTGTGGAACTGGATATGCAAACTGTGGTTTCCCTACTTTCTGTCGCGGTTCTCGGTGATCTACAATGAGCGGATGGCGAGCAGGAAGAAAGAACTCTTCAGCAACCTGCAGGAGTTCGCAGGCCCCTCGGGGAAGCTGTCTCTGCTGGAGCTGGGCTGCGGCACCGGGGCCAACTTCAAGTTCTATCCCCCCGGGTGCAGAGTGACCTGTGTCGACCCGAACCCCAACTTCGAGAAGTTCTTGTTCAAGAGTGTCTCAGAGAACCGGCAGCTGCAGTTCGAGCGCTTCGTGGTGGCGGCCGGGGAGAACATGCACCAGGTGGCTGATGGCTCTATGGACGTGGTGGTCTGCACCCTGGTGCTGTGCTCGGTAAAGAACCAGGAGAAGATTCTGCGCGAGGTGTGCCGAGTGCTGAGGCCG GGAGGGGCTTTTTACTTCCTGGAGCACGTGGCAGATGAGCGGTCCACCTGGAATTACTTCTGGCAACAGGTTCTGGATCCTGTCTGGTACCTTCTGTTTGATGGCTGCAAGCTAACAAGAGAGAGCTGGAAGACGCTGGAGCAGGCCAGCTTCTCCAAGCTCAAGCTGCAGCATATCCAGGCTCCCATGTCCTGGACTCTGCTGCGGCCCCATGTCTACGGGTACGCCGTGAAATAG